From one Desulfurobacteriaceae bacterium genomic stretch:
- a CDS encoding L,D-transpeptidase family protein: KRHGDKLEEGDMRTPEGIYFPLYWRSRLPKMYGLGAYPLNYPNLIDRKILRRNGHGIWIHGTDNPNRPPHSTNGCVALKNKYLKELRKIIKPKITPVIIVSKLNFSTRNAYIQEQRSIYNFILTWKRAWENTPRNINDYLSLYSRHFVWKNGGYREWVRYKKRITRQKKWIRIKLRNISISKDGRLLKFGNLYVAAFDLEYSSNNFTSKGRKLLYIIKEGKQWKILGEESL; this comes from the coding sequence AAAAGACATGGAGACAAGTTAGAAGAAGGGGATATGAGAACTCCTGAGGGAATTTACTTTCCCCTTTACTGGCGATCAAGGCTTCCTAAGATGTACGGTTTAGGGGCTTATCCTTTAAACTATCCCAATTTAATTGACAGAAAAATTTTAAGAAGGAACGGACACGGTATTTGGATACACGGAACAGATAATCCCAACAGACCCCCTCACAGCACTAATGGGTGTGTAGCGTTAAAAAATAAGTACTTAAAGGAACTAAGGAAAATTATAAAACCTAAGATTACTCCAGTAATAATAGTTTCAAAGCTTAACTTTTCTACTAGGAATGCTTACATACAGGAACAAAGGTCTATATACAACTTTATTCTTACCTGGAAAAGGGCTTGGGAAAATACTCCAAGAAATATCAACGATTACTTATCTTTATACTCTAGGCACTTTGTATGGAAAAACGGAGGATATAGAGAGTGGGTAAGGTATAAAAAAAGGATTACAAGGCAAAAAAAGTGGATAAGAATTAAACTAAGGAATATTTCTATATCTAAGGATGGAAGGCTCTTAAAGTTTGGAAATCTCTATGTTGCAGCTTTTGACCTTGAGTATAGTTCTAATAACTTTACATCTAAAGGCAGAAAACTTCTTTACATAATCAAAGAAGGAAAGCAATGGAAAATATTAGGAGAAGAGAGTTTGTAA